From Methanoculleus oceani, a single genomic window includes:
- a CDS encoding DUF2589 domain-containing protein, whose protein sequence is MEAWRSLIVAGLLVAVVGSAVCPVAGATAVSTASSLPDMASQFGGLPMEDLIDGPLSAAVRAQQQLAATHVDFLMGVGLEEFAAGPPGMGATLQGLV, encoded by the coding sequence ATGGAAGCATGGAGGAGTCTCATTGTGGCCGGGCTTCTGGTTGCGGTGGTCGGCAGCGCCGTCTGTCCGGTTGCCGGGGCGACGGCCGTCTCCACTGCATCGTCGCTGCCCGATATGGCTTCGCAGTTTGGAGGCCTTCCGATGGAAGATCTCATCGACGGGCCGCTCTCGGCGGCAGTCAGGGCACAGCAACAGCTGGCAGCCACTCACGTTGATTTCCTGATGGGGGTCGGCCTGGAAGAGTTCGCAGCCGGCCCGCCGGGGATGGGCGCGACGTTGCAGGGGCTGGTGTAG
- a CDS encoding DNA cytosine methyltransferase, which produces MHVVEESVVDAVNHNKRNRPQIVDLFSGAGGLSIGAARAGFIVRGAVENDPIAFGTHKCNFPNTIHISTSVSDLTGEKLLDLLKLKSGSLTGVIGGPPCQGFSSMGRKDKNDPRNRLFPEFFRIVAETHPKFFLAENVPGILCKENSDIINEGLSFVEDKYVFLPPLVVKANEYGVATTRTRIFFFGYHRDKMEPLTANDFLPSSDIEKIFVKDALRGLPIKINPEWQKEEQSWQIVRTSGNGYYASRLQGHVPPGVGDPVALSRLRDESLVSGFLGTRHSDEVVQRYAKVEFGRRDPISRATRLDPEGFCPTLRAGTGRDHGSHQALRPIHPTENRAITPREAARLQGFPDWFRFAPTKWHSFRQIGSSVSPIVAERLLAVVRNAI; this is translated from the coding sequence TTGCACGTTGTTGAAGAAAGCGTTGTCGATGCAGTAAACCATAATAAGCGAAACCGCCCTCAAATCGTGGATCTTTTTAGCGGCGCGGGGGGGCTCAGTATAGGAGCGGCACGTGCAGGATTTATCGTTCGCGGTGCAGTGGAGAACGATCCGATTGCATTCGGCACTCATAAGTGCAATTTCCCGAACACAATTCACATTTCGACCAGCGTTTCCGATTTAACGGGTGAGAAACTGTTAGATCTACTCAAATTGAAGAGTGGAAGTCTCACAGGGGTTATCGGTGGCCCTCCTTGTCAGGGTTTCAGTTCGATGGGGAGAAAAGACAAAAATGACCCTCGTAATAGATTGTTCCCAGAGTTCTTTCGCATAGTCGCAGAAACCCACCCTAAGTTTTTCTTGGCCGAAAATGTACCCGGCATTTTGTGTAAGGAGAATTCGGATATCATAAACGAGGGACTCTCCTTTGTTGAGGATAAGTACGTTTTTTTACCGCCTCTGGTGGTAAAGGCGAATGAATATGGGGTGGCGACAACTCGGACGCGGATATTTTTCTTTGGTTATCACCGGGACAAAATGGAACCCCTGACGGCGAATGACTTCCTGCCATCCTCGGATATCGAGAAAATATTCGTGAAAGACGCATTGCGTGGTTTGCCGATAAAAATTAATCCCGAATGGCAGAAAGAGGAGCAGAGTTGGCAAATAGTTCGCACCAGTGGTAATGGTTACTACGCATCGAGGCTCCAGGGTCACGTACCTCCGGGGGTTGGAGATCCTGTTGCTCTGAGTCGCCTCAGGGACGAAAGCCTAGTTTCCGGTTTCTTAGGTACTCGCCATTCGGATGAGGTTGTTCAGCGGTATGCAAAGGTAGAGTTCGGCAGGAGGGATCCGATTTCAAGAGCTACTCGCTTAGATCCCGAAGGGTTTTGTCCGACTCTACGGGCAGGTACGGGTCGCGATCATGGCAGCCATCAAGCCCTTCGCCCGATTCATCCGACCGAAAATCGTGCGATAACCCCTCGGGAGGCAGCAAGACTGCAAGGTTTTCCGGATTGGTTCCGGTTTGCGCCGACAAAGTGGCATAGTTTCCGCCAGATCGGGAGCAGTGTCAGCCCGATAGTTGCGGAGCGATTGCTTGCAGTCGTTCGGAATGCAATATGA
- a CDS encoding PEGA domain-containing protein produces MQFNQNNAGRVLSALLILLTAAILVSGCIESSESGSGSLAGTYSDSGYIQIWTVPSGASVYVDGEYLGETDDVEDLSVRVSPGSHKLEIYKQGYESYLEYLYIGSGETVTRDVFLESTYYDPDPGPVWTPAPTWEPDPTYPGPVYEAATRPIY; encoded by the coding sequence ATGCAGTTCAATCAAAACAATGCCGGCAGGGTCCTTTCCGCCCTGCTCATCCTCCTGACCGCCGCCATTCTCGTATCAGGCTGTATCGAGTCATCGGAGAGCGGGAGCGGTTCCCTGGCGGGGACGTATTCCGACTCCGGGTACATCCAGATCTGGACGGTCCCTTCAGGTGCGTCCGTCTATGTCGACGGAGAGTACCTGGGGGAGACGGACGATGTGGAGGACCTGTCCGTTCGGGTCAGTCCCGGATCGCATAAACTGGAGATATATAAGCAGGGATACGAGTCGTACCTCGAATACCTGTATATCGGTAGCGGCGAGACCGTGACCAGGGACGTCTTCCTCGAGAGCACCTATTACGACCCGGACCCCGGGCCGGTATGGACACCCGCCCCGACATGGGAGCCGGACCCGACCTATCCGGGCCCCGTGTACGAGGCAGCCACCCGTCCCATCTATTAA